In Caballeronia insecticola, one DNA window encodes the following:
- a CDS encoding cobyrinate a,c-diamide synthase: MPACPALFIGASASHQGKTTVTAALARHHARRGLKVRVFKTGPDFLDPMILERACGAPVYSLHLSMVGLDACRALLAQAAREADLILIEGVMGLFDGTPSSADLAAAFKVPVLAVIGAHGMAQTFGAIAFGLARYRDDVPFHGVLANRVASARHAQMLSEAIPHGLRYCGHVSNADDIALPERHLGLTQPAEIEGLDARLDRAADAIAQTTLADLPPSVHFDDATLPAPPRLLEGMHIAMARDAAFSFVYPANVDLLMAMGATISTFSPLADEPAPRDAHALYLPGGYPELHAATLAANARTRASIAEHVARGNTVVAECGGMLYLVETLTDVEGEKHAMLGVLPGDAAMQRRLSRLAMQRVDTTHGTMMGHTFHYSTLATPMQPVLHASHATTGTTGEALYRHGPVTATYMHAYWPSNPAAAAALFRGELL; the protein is encoded by the coding sequence ATGCCTGCCTGCCCTGCTCTGTTCATCGGCGCGAGCGCGTCGCACCAAGGCAAGACCACGGTCACGGCCGCGCTGGCACGCCATCATGCGCGCCGTGGCCTGAAAGTGCGCGTCTTCAAGACCGGACCCGATTTTCTCGATCCCATGATCCTCGAGCGCGCATGCGGCGCGCCGGTCTATTCGCTGCATCTCTCGATGGTCGGTCTCGACGCATGCCGCGCGTTGCTCGCGCAGGCTGCCCGCGAAGCCGACCTGATCCTCATCGAAGGCGTGATGGGTCTCTTCGACGGCACGCCCAGCAGCGCCGATCTCGCCGCCGCGTTCAAGGTGCCCGTGCTCGCGGTGATCGGCGCGCACGGCATGGCGCAGACCTTCGGCGCGATTGCGTTCGGACTCGCGCGCTATCGTGACGATGTGCCGTTTCATGGTGTGCTCGCGAATCGCGTGGCGTCGGCGCGTCATGCGCAGATGTTGTCCGAGGCTATTCCACACGGGCTGCGCTATTGCGGCCACGTGTCGAACGCGGACGATATCGCGCTGCCGGAACGGCATCTCGGGCTCACGCAGCCCGCCGAGATCGAAGGTCTCGACGCGCGCCTCGATCGCGCCGCCGACGCAATCGCGCAAACCACGCTCGCCGATCTTCCGCCTTCCGTTCATTTCGACGATGCAACGTTGCCCGCGCCGCCGCGTCTGCTCGAAGGAATGCATATCGCGATGGCGCGCGACGCCGCGTTTTCGTTCGTCTATCCGGCGAACGTCGACTTGCTCATGGCGATGGGCGCGACGATCAGCACCTTCTCGCCGCTCGCCGACGAGCCCGCACCCCGCGATGCACACGCGCTCTATCTTCCCGGCGGCTATCCGGAACTGCATGCGGCAACGCTTGCCGCGAATGCGCGCACGCGTGCATCGATAGCGGAGCATGTCGCGCGTGGGAATACGGTCGTCGCGGAATGCGGCGGCATGCTCTATCTTGTCGAGACGCTCACGGATGTCGAAGGCGAGAAGCACGCCATGCTCGGCGTTCTGCCCGGCGACGCCGCGATGCAGCGCCGTCTGTCGCGCCTCGCGATGCAGCGTGTCGACACGACGCACGGCACAATGATGGGCCATACGTTCCACTATTCGACGCTCGCTACGCCGATGCAGCCCGTCCTTCACGCATCGCACGCAACAACCGGCACGACTGGCGAAGCGCTCTATCGGCACGGGCCGGTGACGGCCACTTACATGCACGCTTACTGGCCGTCGAATCCGGCCGCAGCCGCCGCGCTCTTTCGCGGCGAATTGCTATGA
- a CDS encoding DUF1289 domain-containing protein yields the protein MTTTQDLQQDKETPLDLAFTIERAKTQEPIGSPCTNVCKLDPDSGLCRGCYRSREEIKTFRSLDDAAKRALFDELLARRAANAASAKPRL from the coding sequence ATGACGACCACACAAGACCTTCAGCAAGACAAAGAGACGCCGCTCGATCTCGCCTTCACGATCGAGCGCGCCAAGACTCAGGAACCCATCGGCTCGCCCTGCACGAACGTGTGCAAGCTCGACCCGGACAGCGGACTGTGCCGGGGCTGCTATCGAAGCCGTGAGGAAATCAAGACCTTCCGGTCGTTGGACGATGCCGCGAAACGCGCGCTCTTCGACGAATTGCTCGCGCGGCGTGCGGCGAATGCAGCAAGCGCAAAGCCACGCCTCTGA